Proteins from one Candidatus Eisenbacteria bacterium genomic window:
- a CDS encoding DUF362 domain-containing protein, whose product MPDPTPNAPETRAARSAPKTARVAVLRATPANVKERYKELLRSIAYDEHLPRTSDTAFKINISWGKFYPACSTAPWQLDAVIETLLEDGYRKELLHACHNNTVVVSAKEGERRNKHLAVVRKHGIRNIHLYEGEPWEIYRPKGEYLVLDKIYPEGVHIPRRFHGENIIHLPTMKTHVFTTMTGAMKNAFGGLLDRKRHWTHSVIHETLVDLLMIQKEVHSGILAVMDGTVVGDGPGPRCMTIKDGGYILASADQVAIDAVAAKMMGFDPMELRFIRLAHEKGLGVGNPKEIEIVGEKIDAVDFGCRRADTFASRGQHMLYHGIFKPLETLLTHTPLVILTYIASWAYHDWYWYPAIGRGRVKRYMKTGWGELFRSY is encoded by the coding sequence ATGCCCGACCCGACGCCGAACGCGCCGGAGACGCGCGCCGCGCGAAGCGCCCCGAAGACCGCCCGGGTTGCCGTGCTCCGCGCAACCCCCGCGAACGTGAAGGAACGATACAAGGAGCTGCTCCGCTCGATCGCCTACGACGAACACCTGCCGCGGACGAGCGACACGGCTTTCAAGATCAATATTTCATGGGGGAAATTCTATCCCGCCTGCTCCACGGCGCCCTGGCAGCTCGACGCGGTGATCGAGACTCTTCTCGAAGACGGCTACAGGAAGGAACTCCTCCACGCCTGCCACAACAACACCGTCGTCGTGAGCGCGAAGGAAGGAGAGAGAAGGAACAAGCACCTCGCCGTCGTCCGGAAGCACGGCATCCGCAACATCCATCTCTACGAAGGGGAGCCTTGGGAGATCTACCGGCCCAAGGGGGAGTATCTCGTCCTCGACAAGATCTACCCGGAGGGCGTGCACATCCCGAGACGCTTCCACGGAGAGAACATCATCCATCTTCCCACGATGAAGACCCACGTCTTCACCACGATGACCGGCGCGATGAAGAACGCGTTCGGCGGGCTTCTCGACCGGAAACGCCACTGGACGCACAGCGTGATCCACGAGACGCTCGTCGATCTCCTCATGATCCAGAAGGAGGTCCACAGCGGGATCCTCGCGGTGATGGACGGAACGGTCGTCGGGGACGGTCCGGGGCCCCGCTGCATGACGATCAAGGATGGGGGCTACATCCTCGCCTCGGCCGACCAGGTGGCGATCGACGCGGTCGCCGCGAAGATGATGGGCTTCGACCCGATGGAGCTCCGCTTCATCCGCCTCGCGCACGAGAAGGGGCTCGGCGTCGGGAACCCGAAGGAGATCGAGATCGTCGGCGAGAAGATCGACGCGGTCGATTTCGGATGCCGGCGCGCCGACACCTTCGCGAGCCGCGGCCAGCACATGCTTTACCATGGAATCTTCAAACCCTTAGAGACTCTTCTCACGCATACCCCTCTCGTGATTCTCACCTACATCGCCTCGTGGGCCTATCACGATTGGTATTGGTACCCGGCGATCGGCCGGGGACGCGTGAAACGCTACATGAAGACCGGGTGGGGCGAGCTCTTCCGGAGCTACTGA
- a CDS encoding glycosyltransferase family 39 protein: protein MSSWRCRAVPVVVAAAIVFLVFFPRLDSLRSHLKPDEPTWLSLCGKFASALRKGDFSGTLLIAHPGLPTLWLGGLGLSAGEALGEEGDAPYVDRLARARRPVALATGLALLLLAFLLGRLLGRELALLGTLLLVSDALLLSESRRLSTDALTTLLLATTLVSWLCYLEGGQKRSRDLFLAGASFGLACINKSIAAAFLLLLPPLLAWHLGLRTLDTRRALGAVLLAGAVTLGTFAACCPCFWTWRSFGVPVAPLLVLFALPALIAGGRRSCFSLSGFGFLAAGLSLVLIACVVPMRMDDLRTIREVILAPYEAIRFPVNRPPLLFLGEMTNSPNALFYPVYALYWSAPLAWVLIAGAIGVSLRNRSARPVEFRVVCALVGYGLFWILGLSIAGTKLPRYLILSSPAWVLLQAMGILHLGRWVASRGRSALLGGAVVVLVVFAQAFPVLRLHPDYAAYFHPFLTKRWVLENTSTGEPIGLDLAAEYLNRKEDARHMRVLVETRSWKLFAPYFVGTAHTDPRRLQDREHGYDYIVDDLQNPQDRIAPETGEREKVIERNGIPRVGIYRVRRSPDESR, encoded by the coding sequence ATGAGCAGTTGGCGATGCCGAGCCGTCCCAGTCGTTGTTGCGGCGGCGATCGTGTTCTTGGTCTTCTTCCCGCGCCTGGATTCCTTGAGATCTCATCTAAAACCCGACGAGCCGACTTGGCTCTCCCTTTGCGGGAAGTTCGCCTCCGCGCTGCGAAAGGGAGATTTCTCCGGGACGCTCCTGATCGCTCACCCCGGTCTTCCCACCTTGTGGTTGGGCGGGCTCGGACTCTCGGCGGGGGAGGCTCTCGGCGAGGAGGGAGACGCTCCGTACGTCGACCGTCTGGCTCGGGCGCGCCGGCCGGTCGCTCTCGCGACGGGGCTCGCGCTCCTACTTCTCGCCTTTCTTCTCGGTCGTCTGCTCGGACGAGAGCTCGCGCTCCTCGGCACTCTCCTGCTCGTCTCCGACGCGCTCCTCCTATCCGAAAGCAGGAGACTCTCCACGGATGCCCTGACCACCTTGTTGCTGGCCACCACGCTGGTTTCCTGGCTCTGCTACCTCGAGGGGGGACAGAAGAGGTCGCGCGATCTGTTTCTCGCCGGCGCCTCCTTCGGGCTCGCCTGCATCAACAAGAGCATCGCGGCGGCGTTTCTTCTTCTGCTGCCTCCTCTCCTCGCGTGGCATCTCGGGCTTCGAACTCTGGATACCCGGCGGGCGCTCGGGGCCGTTCTTCTGGCCGGAGCCGTCACTCTTGGCACATTCGCGGCTTGTTGTCCTTGCTTCTGGACCTGGCGGTCCTTCGGAGTCCCCGTGGCTCCGCTCCTCGTTCTTTTCGCGCTTCCGGCGCTGATCGCCGGGGGCCGCCGGTCCTGCTTCTCTCTATCGGGATTCGGCTTTCTGGCCGCGGGGCTGTCTCTCGTCCTGATCGCTTGCGTGGTTCCCATGCGAATGGACGACCTCCGAACGATCCGGGAGGTGATCCTAGCTCCGTACGAAGCCATCCGATTCCCGGTGAACCGTCCTCCTCTTCTCTTCCTGGGCGAGATGACCAACTCTCCGAACGCGCTCTTCTATCCTGTCTATGCGCTCTACTGGAGCGCTCCGCTCGCCTGGGTCCTGATCGCCGGAGCGATAGGGGTCTCCCTTCGGAACCGGAGCGCTCGTCCCGTCGAGTTTCGTGTGGTGTGCGCACTCGTCGGGTACGGCCTCTTCTGGATCCTCGGCCTCAGCATCGCCGGAACGAAACTCCCCCGCTACCTGATTCTCTCGTCTCCGGCGTGGGTGCTTCTCCAGGCGATGGGGATCCTGCATCTGGGCCGCTGGGTCGCGTCTCGAGGCCGTTCGGCCCTTCTCGGGGGGGCGGTCGTCGTGCTGGTCGTGTTCGCTCAAGCGTTCCCGGTTCTCCGTCTCCATCCGGATTACGCGGCCTACTTCCATCCGTTCCTTACGAAACGATGGGTGCTGGAAAACACATCCACCGGGGAGCCGATCGGGCTCGACTTGGCGGCCGAGTACCTGAACCGCAAGGAGGATGCTCGGCACATGCGGGTCCTTGTCGAGACACGTTCATGGAAGCTGTTCGCGCCCTATTTCGTCGGCACCGCGCACACCGATCCCCGCCGCCTCCAGGACCGCGAACACGGCTACGACTACATCGTCGATGATCTTCAGAACCCGCAGGACCGGATAGCACCCGAGACCGGCGAGCGGGAGAAGGTGATCGAGCGAAACGGGATCCCCCGCGTGGGGATCTACCGGGTTCGGCGTTCTCCGGACGAGAGTCGCTGA
- a CDS encoding T9SS type A sorting domain-containing protein — MNNQMIPAERSIRALAIGLILLAVPRASAQIAPADMRSGVASGVGTTTTSLFTVPVDSVFVLTDFSWTAGRPAAVLISSPPNISETQGGWAAALGLYTTGGPLRWSQWAFHAIHWYSQMDSLLECPCHGIPQWGSAGGVGRGAAATEDHSGPIDVHWTTGIVFGSGSGVDLSIAMTSWPYDPPVGWSASWSGYLVPSGFSTGLESSPKAESVPRFGSAPNPLRDDTRLSFNLSQPGAVTVAVFDVRGRRVRVLHEGEMEAGFHSLSWDGRDAKGNPVADGVYFARLITNEGEEVEKLIRLR; from the coding sequence ATGAACAATCAAATGATTCCAGCCGAGCGCTCGATCCGCGCTCTGGCGATCGGTCTTATTCTCCTCGCCGTTCCCCGCGCGTCGGCGCAGATCGCCCCCGCCGACATGCGGAGCGGCGTCGCATCCGGAGTCGGCACCACGACGACGAGCCTCTTCACGGTTCCGGTCGACTCGGTCTTCGTGCTGACCGACTTCTCGTGGACCGCCGGCCGTCCCGCGGCAGTTCTCATCTCCTCCCCGCCGAACATTTCTGAGACCCAAGGCGGGTGGGCCGCCGCCCTCGGCCTCTACACCACAGGGGGACCGCTCCGCTGGTCCCAATGGGCGTTCCATGCGATCCACTGGTACTCACAGATGGACTCGCTCCTGGAATGTCCCTGCCACGGCATCCCCCAGTGGGGGAGCGCTGGAGGAGTCGGGCGGGGCGCCGCTGCGACCGAAGACCACTCGGGTCCGATCGACGTTCACTGGACGACCGGAATCGTCTTCGGGTCCGGATCGGGAGTTGATCTCTCGATCGCGATGACGAGCTGGCCCTATGACCCCCCCGTCGGCTGGAGCGCGTCCTGGTCCGGCTACCTCGTCCCGAGCGGGTTCTCGACGGGACTCGAGAGCTCTCCGAAAGCGGAATCGGTCCCCCGTTTCGGCTCCGCGCCGAACCCCCTTCGGGACGACACGCGGCTTTCCTTCAACCTCTCCCAGCCCGGAGCCGTGACCGTGGCGGTCTTCGATGTCCGGGGCCGGAGGGTCCGCGTCCTACACGAGGGGGAGATGGAGGCCGGATTCCACTCCCTCTCCTGGGACGGCCGCGACGCGAAGGGGAACCCGGTGGCGGATGGAGTCTATTTCGCGCGGCTCATCACGAACGAGGGAGAGGAGGTCGAGAAGCTGATTCGCCTTCGGTGA
- a CDS encoding tetratricopeptide repeat protein: MHALVLVYLLFGARFLRGRSGLAAPSAALALVLLGAYVFTTRGTYEKEGALLPLATSSEAPYSIFSRDHLALAGNVLFLLLGGALLLPSLRFSGSARGSSREESPLVRFIGSAALGGVLFLLLVDPRLGSRDWDLLALPVFPLLLLIAAVFVPPSSSLAPSRPVLLLGAMVLHTLPWVVANADRDRAVPMVLATTARDPLYDDPNRRASSALALLFSESGYGDASVLLAERAARAKGGAVDFTNVGKAYAAKGEYEEAIRWFRRALAVDRSHADAEWCLGLALFLKGDRAEAEASLRSFLSLDPKTPDAYDLLGLILGQEGRIREAIDVLERGVSVDSTHVEFWRKLAVLYERENRLEEAIRAASRAVRLHPDDEEARERLADLQRR, translated from the coding sequence ATGCACGCCCTTGTCCTCGTCTACCTTCTCTTCGGCGCGCGGTTTCTTCGCGGACGCTCGGGCCTCGCCGCTCCGAGCGCGGCGCTCGCGCTCGTTCTTCTCGGCGCCTATGTGTTCACGACGCGGGGAACCTACGAGAAGGAGGGAGCCCTCCTTCCGCTCGCGACCTCGTCGGAAGCCCCCTACTCGATCTTCTCGCGGGACCACCTCGCGCTCGCGGGGAACGTGCTCTTCCTTCTCCTCGGGGGCGCGCTGCTCCTTCCCTCTCTCCGGTTCTCGGGATCGGCGCGCGGTTCTTCCCGCGAAGAAAGTCCCCTCGTCCGGTTCATCGGGTCGGCCGCGCTCGGAGGCGTTCTCTTTCTTCTCCTCGTCGACCCGCGTCTCGGAAGCCGCGACTGGGATCTGCTCGCCCTTCCGGTCTTTCCGCTTCTTCTTCTCATCGCCGCGGTCTTCGTGCCGCCGTCTTCGTCTCTCGCGCCCTCTCGCCCGGTCTTGTTGCTCGGCGCGATGGTTCTTCACACGCTTCCGTGGGTCGTCGCGAACGCCGACCGAGACCGGGCGGTCCCGATGGTCCTCGCGACGACGGCGCGCGACCCGCTCTACGACGATCCGAATCGCCGCGCATCGAGCGCGCTCGCTCTTCTCTTCTCCGAGTCCGGCTACGGGGACGCGTCGGTTCTTCTTGCCGAGAGGGCGGCGCGGGCGAAGGGAGGAGCGGTCGATTTCACAAACGTGGGGAAGGCATACGCAGCGAAGGGGGAGTATGAAGAGGCGATCCGTTGGTTCCGTCGCGCGCTCGCCGTCGATCGGTCGCACGCGGACGCGGAGTGGTGTCTCGGGCTGGCGCTCTTCTTGAAGGGAGATCGCGCCGAAGCCGAGGCGTCGCTTCGCTCGTTTCTCTCACTCGATCCGAAGACGCCGGATGCCTACGATCTCCTCGGGCTCATCCTTGGCCAGGAAGGGAGGATTCGGGAGGCGATCGATGTTCTCGAGCGCGGGGTCTCGGTCGACTCGACCCATGTCGAGTTCTGGCGGAAGCTCGCGGTCCTGTACGAACGGGAAAACCGCCTCGAGGAGGCGATTCGCGCCGCCTCGCGCGCGGTTCGCCTCCATCCGGACGACGAAGAAGCGCGCGAGCGCCTCGCGGATCTGCAAAGACGATGA
- a CDS encoding tetratricopeptide repeat protein — MSAMRRAGPILALIVLALVLRIAYFASYGDHPEFREPMLDAEWFHDQAVALLGGDWLSEEAAFRGPFYPLFLAGIYRIAGPDPAAARFVQLLLGGATVLLLVFLGRGIYGGTVGFLAGLLGALAWIVVYFEGELLIESVLPLLAALVLLAFLRADRTRTARDALLAGAAIGLFAAARPNILLFLPAALLWLALRGRRGAFFVLIGMIFVLAPVVLRNRAATGEWVFVSTQGGLNFYIGNHREADGRHAVFPGLASWRNDDIVRQTAARLGRVPSENEISRYWFREALRTIAGDPFLFAAGLVRKTGYLLSAYEIGNNRDIALYRRANGVLSLPLVSLAVLLPLALVGILFDRRRNRGANLLLLFLLFYGLSVVLFFVCARFRLPMVVPLIVLAARGLDVVGRRAFERSWRTLAAPVLVLAAAHAGTSIDWFGLGVAAEGQEAFHRGNVNARLGRTEEAIESYREAARKIPRFAAVRYHLGVVLLGEGREEEGFAELLQAMELDPVNPRVPVSLGEHLEARGDKEGAEALYRRSLAIDPYFPDAHIDLGGLLAETGRVEEAETFLRRAIMLAPKDPVALLNLGKLLASTGRDAEAAPLLRRASEIAPERRDVWFEWGNLLFREGRLAESAGAFREAARLDPRDIPSRMNLALALRSMGNREGAIAALREVLAVDPGNETARKRIADLASGT, encoded by the coding sequence ATGTCCGCGATGCGCCGCGCCGGTCCGATTCTTGCGTTGATCGTCCTGGCGCTCGTCCTTCGGATCGCCTACTTCGCAAGCTACGGGGACCATCCCGAGTTCCGCGAGCCGATGCTCGACGCGGAGTGGTTCCACGATCAGGCGGTCGCGCTTCTCGGAGGAGATTGGCTCTCGGAGGAGGCGGCCTTCCGCGGCCCGTTCTATCCGCTCTTTCTCGCGGGAATCTACCGCATCGCGGGTCCCGACCCGGCCGCGGCGCGCTTCGTGCAGCTCCTTCTCGGGGGAGCGACCGTTCTTCTCCTCGTCTTCCTCGGAAGGGGAATCTACGGCGGCACGGTCGGCTTCCTCGCGGGGCTTCTCGGCGCGCTCGCGTGGATCGTCGTCTACTTCGAGGGGGAGCTTCTCATCGAGTCGGTTCTTCCCCTTCTCGCCGCGCTCGTTCTTCTCGCGTTTCTTCGCGCGGACCGAACGCGGACCGCGCGCGACGCGCTTCTCGCGGGCGCCGCCATCGGTCTCTTCGCGGCCGCGCGGCCGAACATCCTTCTCTTTCTTCCTGCGGCGCTTCTTTGGCTCGCTCTCCGCGGGCGCCGGGGGGCGTTCTTCGTTCTCATCGGGATGATCTTCGTTCTCGCGCCGGTCGTGCTGCGGAACCGCGCGGCGACGGGGGAGTGGGTGTTTGTTTCCACGCAAGGGGGGCTCAACTTCTACATCGGGAACCACCGGGAGGCGGACGGACGGCACGCCGTCTTTCCCGGGCTCGCCTCGTGGAGGAACGACGACATCGTCCGCCAGACCGCCGCTCGCCTCGGGCGCGTTCCGAGCGAAAACGAGATCTCGCGTTATTGGTTCCGCGAGGCGCTCCGCACGATCGCCGGCGATCCCTTCCTCTTCGCCGCGGGTCTGGTTCGAAAGACCGGGTATCTTCTCTCCGCGTACGAGATCGGCAACAACCGCGACATCGCTCTCTATCGACGAGCGAACGGCGTTCTCTCGCTTCCTCTCGTCTCCTTGGCGGTTCTTCTCCCGCTCGCGCTCGTCGGGATTCTCTTCGATCGACGTCGGAACCGCGGCGCGAATCTTCTCCTTCTCTTTCTTCTCTTCTACGGGCTCTCGGTCGTTCTCTTCTTCGTGTGCGCGCGCTTCCGCCTCCCGATGGTCGTGCCGCTCATCGTCTTGGCCGCGCGCGGCCTCGACGTGGTCGGACGGAGAGCGTTCGAGCGCTCGTGGAGGACGCTCGCCGCGCCGGTTCTCGTTCTCGCCGCGGCGCACGCCGGGACCTCGATCGATTGGTTCGGTCTCGGCGTCGCCGCGGAGGGACAGGAGGCTTTTCACCGGGGAAACGTGAACGCGCGTCTCGGGCGCACGGAGGAGGCGATCGAATCGTACCGAGAGGCGGCTCGGAAGATCCCGCGCTTCGCGGCGGTGCGCTATCACCTCGGGGTCGTTCTTCTCGGCGAGGGGAGGGAAGAAGAAGGGTTCGCGGAGCTTCTCCAAGCGATGGAGCTCGATCCCGTGAACCCGCGCGTTCCGGTGAGCCTCGGCGAGCATCTCGAAGCGCGCGGGGACAAGGAGGGCGCGGAAGCGCTCTATCGCCGGAGCCTCGCGATCGATCCCTACTTCCCGGACGCGCACATCGACCTCGGCGGTCTTCTCGCGGAGACGGGACGCGTCGAGGAGGCGGAGACGTTTCTCCGGCGTGCGATCATGCTCGCTCCGAAGGATCCCGTCGCCCTTCTCAACCTCGGCAAGCTGCTCGCCTCGACCGGGCGGGACGCCGAGGCGGCTCCGCTCCTTCGAAGAGCCTCGGAAATCGCGCCTGAGAGGAGGGACGTGTGGTTCGAGTGGGGAAACCTCCTCTTTCGGGAGGGACGGCTCGCCGAGTCGGCCGGCGCCTTCCGCGAGGCGGCCCGCCTCGATCCGCGCGATATTCCTTCACGCATGAACCTCGCGCTCGCGCTCCGGTCGATGGGAAATCGCGAGGGGGCCATCGCCGCCCTTCGCGAGGTCCTCGCGGTCGATCCGGGGAACGAGACCGCGCGGAAGAGGATCGCGGATTTGGCTTCGGGGACGTAA
- the larA gene encoding nickel-dependent lactate racemase, whose translation MEARVAYGSGFVPMKIPAGIAADILDAEEPFPLADPAQAIAAALASPIDSPPLADLAQERSSAVVLVPDATRPLPLSVVLPPILDALETALARERITILFATGMHRPVSEGEAAHLLGSELAGSIRWISHDCERTRTIGRAPRGTPIALSETLLEADLRLAVGLVEPHLLAGFSGGRKLVAPGVIGLEAMSVLHGPEIVGHRKARAGILDGNPFHEEALAIARAARLDFAVNLAIGKGRRISGVWAGEIDRSHRAASSAVEKSARVATDGERDLVITSGGGAPLDATFYQSVKGIVGAEALARERGAVLLCASCGEGWGSEPFVSLLEEARDLPSFLEWAARPGSFRKDQWMVQHLREAMEKVEVYLFSERLDAKRARAFGLKPVRSPEEGIEAALAGIADPSVAVIPRGPYTWAVA comes from the coding sequence ATGGAGGCGCGCGTCGCGTACGGCTCCGGCTTCGTCCCGATGAAGATCCCGGCGGGGATCGCGGCCGATATCCTCGATGCGGAAGAGCCCTTTCCGCTCGCCGATCCGGCACAAGCGATCGCCGCCGCGCTCGCTTCCCCGATCGACTCTCCTCCTCTCGCCGATCTCGCCCAGGAGCGCTCCTCGGCCGTCGTCCTCGTTCCCGACGCGACGCGCCCCCTCCCTCTCTCCGTCGTGCTTCCACCGATCCTCGACGCGCTCGAAACCGCCCTCGCGCGGGAGAGGATCACGATCCTTTTCGCGACCGGCATGCACCGCCCCGTGAGCGAAGGCGAGGCCGCGCATCTTCTCGGTTCCGAGCTCGCCGGATCGATCCGGTGGATCTCGCACGACTGTGAAAGGACTCGGACGATCGGCCGCGCCCCGCGCGGAACGCCGATCGCCTTGAGCGAGACTCTTCTCGAAGCGGATCTCCGCCTCGCGGTCGGTCTCGTCGAGCCGCACCTCCTCGCCGGCTTCTCCGGCGGGCGCAAGCTCGTCGCGCCCGGCGTGATCGGTCTCGAGGCGATGTCGGTCCTTCACGGCCCCGAGATCGTCGGGCACCGAAAGGCGCGCGCCGGAATCCTGGACGGCAATCCGTTCCACGAGGAAGCCCTCGCGATCGCGCGCGCGGCCAGGCTCGACTTCGCGGTGAACCTCGCGATCGGAAAAGGGCGCAGAATCTCCGGCGTGTGGGCCGGCGAGATCGATCGTTCGCATCGCGCCGCCTCTTCCGCGGTCGAGAAGAGCGCGCGGGTCGCGACCGATGGAGAGCGAGACCTCGTGATCACCTCAGGGGGCGGGGCGCCTCTCGACGCGACGTTTTATCAGAGCGTGAAGGGAATCGTCGGCGCCGAGGCGCTTGCCCGAGAGAGAGGCGCGGTTCTCCTCTGCGCATCGTGCGGCGAGGGATGGGGGAGCGAACCCTTCGTTTCGCTTCTCGAAGAGGCGCGCGACCTCCCCTCGTTTCTCGAGTGGGCCGCGAGACCCGGCTCTTTCCGCAAGGACCAATGGATGGTCCAACATCTCCGGGAGGCGATGGAAAAGGTTGAAGTCTATCTCTTCTCGGAGCGTCTCGACGCGAAGAGGGCGCGCGCGTTCGGGCTCAAGCCGGTCCGCTCGCCCGAGGAAGGGATCGAGGCCGCGCTCGCCGGCATTGCCGATCCCTCGGTCGCGGTGATCCCGCGCGGCCCGTACACCTGGGCCGTAGCCTAG
- a CDS encoding tetratricopeptide repeat protein, with the protein MRTNRGNEARLSVRPVVWLAFGAFLALHFVASFALAGRFWGAHHLRFLAPWGWAVWIVALAAVLFPRGRAGLADAARRADAFLAAKRTAAAALLFAVSWLVFFLFRTRNHFLGDGLLIASIVRNPEETGLGAAGFVSLAIHKGIYAAMRAVLPDIGGAAAFVGTSTLAGASVVLLARTASRALVSGGAERALLFASIVLSGGMLLFFGYVEYYPLMQAALLFYLVLTVRYLRGRGSLALPSAALLLAVLLHISAIAVVPSWLLLLGRGSPAGRRRFLMIGALLLAGAAVGWGIFRYTEKFYGGSEAFLPLFERGAHSYAFLSRHHAAFVGNEIFLLLGGALLLFFLRFMNQEVRARTEDEGRIGRFLGGAALLSLLHLLLVDPYLGSRDWDLMALPVFPCLLWLGHALLGARAGTGEGTAVLIAGAMFLHSFPWIAAQIDRDRAVAMTVAMTIRDPHYANPAARAPKAFGVLLSKAGYSDEAALFFERAASIREDAQNLFNLGTSRARRGDHAEAVRLLSRAIELEPRYAQVYVNLSHSLLRLGEAGRAEEVLRTVLLFAPEYAKAHRALGFVLAEKRLYEEALASFRRAVEIEPSDAESWIRIGILLSGAGSTGEAADALRRALALDPGNLEAKEALRRIEPEDLNRIPAP; encoded by the coding sequence GTGAGAACGAACCGCGGGAACGAGGCTCGACTCTCCGTGCGACCGGTCGTGTGGCTCGCCTTCGGGGCGTTTCTCGCGCTTCACTTCGTCGCGTCTTTCGCTCTCGCCGGGAGGTTCTGGGGCGCGCACCACCTTCGCTTTCTTGCGCCGTGGGGATGGGCGGTCTGGATCGTCGCGCTCGCCGCGGTCCTCTTTCCGCGGGGGAGGGCCGGTCTTGCGGACGCGGCGCGCCGAGCGGACGCCTTCCTCGCCGCGAAGCGGACCGCCGCCGCCGCGCTCCTTTTCGCGGTTTCGTGGCTCGTCTTCTTCCTCTTCCGCACGAGAAACCACTTCCTCGGGGATGGGCTTCTCATCGCGTCGATCGTGCGGAATCCCGAGGAGACGGGGCTCGGCGCCGCCGGCTTCGTGTCGCTCGCGATCCACAAAGGAATCTATGCCGCGATGCGCGCGGTCCTCCCCGACATCGGGGGCGCGGCTGCCTTCGTGGGGACGAGCACTCTCGCCGGCGCCTCGGTTGTTCTCCTCGCCCGGACCGCCTCGCGCGCTCTCGTCTCGGGAGGCGCGGAGCGCGCGCTTCTCTTCGCGTCGATCGTTCTCTCCGGAGGGATGCTCCTCTTCTTCGGATACGTGGAGTACTACCCGCTCATGCAGGCGGCGCTTCTCTTCTACTTGGTTCTTACGGTCCGCTATCTCCGCGGACGCGGATCCCTCGCTCTGCCAAGCGCCGCCCTCCTTCTTGCCGTGCTTCTCCACATCTCGGCGATCGCGGTTGTTCCCTCGTGGCTCCTTCTTCTCGGACGCGGTTCGCCCGCGGGACGGCGGCGGTTCCTGATGATCGGGGCGCTCCTTCTCGCCGGCGCAGCAGTGGGGTGGGGGATCTTCCGCTACACGGAGAAGTTCTATGGCGGCTCGGAGGCGTTCCTTCCGCTCTTCGAGAGGGGAGCGCACTCCTACGCGTTTCTCTCCCGTCATCACGCGGCTTTCGTGGGGAACGAGATCTTCCTCCTCCTCGGCGGCGCACTTCTTCTCTTCTTCCTTCGTTTTATGAATCAAGAGGTGCGGGCTCGGACGGAGGACGAAGGCCGGATCGGGAGGTTCCTCGGCGGAGCGGCGCTTCTTTCGCTTCTCCATCTTCTCCTCGTCGATCCGTACCTTGGGAGTCGCGACTGGGACCTGATGGCGCTTCCCGTCTTTCCTTGTCTTCTCTGGCTCGGACACGCGCTTCTTGGGGCGCGCGCCGGAACGGGGGAGGGAACGGCGGTGCTTATCGCCGGCGCGATGTTCCTCCACTCGTTCCCTTGGATCGCCGCGCAGATCGATCGCGATCGGGCGGTCGCGATGACCGTGGCGATGACGATCCGCGATCCTCACTACGCGAACCCCGCGGCGCGCGCGCCGAAGGCGTTCGGGGTTCTTCTTTCGAAGGCCGGCTATTCCGACGAGGCGGCGCTCTTCTTCGAGAGAGCGGCCTCGATCCGCGAGGACGCTCAGAATCTCTTCAACCTCGGGACGAGCCGCGCGAGGAGGGGAGATCACGCGGAAGCCGTGCGGCTTCTTTCGAGGGCGATCGAGCTCGAGCCGCGTTACGCGCAAGTCTACGTCAACCTCTCTCACTCCTTGCTCAGGCTCGGCGAGGCGGGGCGGGCGGAGGAGGTGCTCCGCACGGTCCTTCTCTTCGCCCCCGAGTACGCCAAGGCCCACCGCGCGCTCGGATTCGTCCTTGCCGAGAAGCGCCTCTACGAAGAGGCGCTCGCCTCTTTTCGGCGTGCGGTGGAGATCGAACCATCGGACGCCGAAAGCTGGATCCGGATCGGGATTCTTCTCTCGGGTGCGGGAAGCACCGGCGAGGCGGCGGACGCGCTTCGCCGCGCGCTCGCGCTTGATCCGGGGAACTTGGAAGCGAAGGAGGCGCTCCGGCGGATCGAGCCGGAGGATTTGAACCGCATCCCCGCTCCCTGA